Proteins co-encoded in one Natronorubrum daqingense genomic window:
- a CDS encoding bacterio-opsin activator domain-containing protein: MTDSPTEDGDLEVADEYRTEGLEWVPPDDLARRAFDVNPVGTIVVDSAGEMVYANRRAAEILGLAREELTSREYDSSIWSIYYDDGNPVPVSENPVTRVFETGDPEFGFEHWIELSDGSERWLSSNTAPVYDDTGAIEYVVVAFEDVTALKRREKRLTSDHVRHLEFRADESAVPPSLRVEDSETHLDIDSVVPLPDGTTVQYMGTADLPASDLVTAVEEVPHYLDARLLSSIEGYNRVEAHAESSTVSQVFTSLGGRARTIVIAPHEVRFLGELPGDVDPRQAADGIREFHSNVELVSEDLVYSPHLLYDVVADALTERQLAVLDTAYFGGYFDSPRASTGDELADRFGVTRQTFNQHLRKAQQIVFRHLFEKSGADAH, encoded by the coding sequence GTGACCGACTCACCAACTGAGGATGGCGACCTCGAGGTAGCGGACGAATACCGAACGGAGGGACTCGAGTGGGTGCCGCCGGACGATCTTGCTCGGCGAGCGTTCGACGTCAATCCGGTCGGCACCATCGTCGTCGATTCGGCGGGTGAAATGGTCTACGCGAACCGACGCGCGGCCGAAATTCTCGGGCTCGCGCGCGAGGAGCTCACCAGTCGGGAGTACGATTCGAGCATCTGGAGTATCTACTACGACGACGGAAATCCCGTTCCGGTATCGGAGAATCCCGTCACTCGCGTGTTCGAAACCGGTGACCCGGAGTTCGGGTTCGAACACTGGATCGAACTCTCCGACGGCTCCGAGCGGTGGCTCTCGAGCAACACGGCCCCCGTCTACGACGACACGGGGGCGATCGAGTACGTCGTCGTCGCCTTCGAGGACGTGACGGCGTTGAAACGCCGCGAAAAGCGCCTGACCAGCGACCACGTTCGCCACCTCGAGTTTCGCGCCGACGAGTCGGCGGTCCCGCCGAGCCTCCGCGTCGAAGACAGCGAGACGCACCTCGATATCGACTCGGTCGTCCCCCTACCCGATGGAACGACGGTCCAGTACATGGGAACCGCCGACCTTCCGGCAAGCGATCTCGTCACCGCGGTTGAAGAGGTTCCCCACTACCTCGACGCCCGCCTGCTCAGTTCGATCGAGGGCTACAATCGAGTCGAAGCGCACGCCGAATCGTCGACGGTCTCGCAGGTGTTCACCTCGCTCGGCGGCCGCGCTCGAACGATCGTTATCGCTCCCCACGAGGTCAGGTTCCTCGGGGAGTTACCGGGGGACGTCGACCCCCGCCAGGCAGCCGACGGAATCCGGGAATTTCACTCGAACGTCGAATTGGTGTCGGAAGACCTCGTCTACTCGCCGCACCTGCTGTACGACGTCGTCGCCGACGCGCTCACCGAGCGACAACTCGCCGTGCTCGACACCGCGTACTTCGGCGGCTACTTCGATTCGCCCCGGGCCAGCACGGGCGACGAACTCGCGGATCGATTCGGCGTGACGCGACAGACGTTCAACCAGCACCTCCGTAAAGCGCAGCAGATCGTCTTCCGTCACCTCTTCGAAAAATCCGGCGCGGACGCACACTGA
- a CDS encoding HalOD1 output domain-containing protein: MNDETVRTETPSVSDDSVGYDPTTETFHAHFDGGTETVTLAIVETVATVIDCRLVSMTPLYDSVDPEALSTLLASPRNHSIEAKFTYEGCHVTVSNDGSVVVEPPDT, encoded by the coding sequence ATGAACGACGAAACAGTACGCACGGAGACGCCGTCGGTCAGCGACGACAGCGTGGGCTACGATCCAACGACAGAGACGTTTCACGCACACTTCGACGGCGGGACGGAGACAGTCACACTGGCGATCGTCGAAACCGTTGCGACCGTCATCGACTGTCGGCTCGTTTCGATGACGCCGCTTTACGATAGCGTCGATCCGGAGGCCCTCTCCACGCTCCTTGCATCACCGCGAAACCACTCCATCGAGGCGAAGTTCACGTACGAGGGGTGTCACGTAACCGTCTCGAACGACGGCTCCGTCGTCGTCGAGCCGCCGGACACCTGA
- a CDS encoding diacylglycerol/polyprenol kinase family protein encodes MADELKRRLVHSSGAGLVALYLLANYADLGLTWPRFQALMVVLALGTIGLEFLRLQVGLDWTIYDKLTREYEQDQFAGYGYYMVSMTVAVLLFDPQIALPAMLMLALGDPISGAVSDDSLKFVKGPKVLVTMFVVSAIIATPFLYELPLAVVAAALGATIADGVKLRIGDYIVDDNLTIPIYAGVLAWLVVEFVPA; translated from the coding sequence ATGGCCGACGAACTGAAACGACGGCTCGTCCACTCGAGTGGCGCGGGACTCGTCGCACTCTACCTCCTCGCGAACTACGCCGACCTCGGGCTGACGTGGCCACGGTTTCAGGCGCTGATGGTCGTCCTCGCGCTCGGGACGATCGGACTCGAGTTCCTCCGGCTGCAGGTCGGATTGGACTGGACGATCTACGACAAACTCACGCGCGAGTACGAACAGGACCAGTTCGCGGGCTACGGCTACTACATGGTCAGTATGACGGTCGCCGTGTTGCTCTTCGACCCCCAGATCGCTCTCCCCGCGATGTTGATGCTCGCGCTCGGCGATCCGATCAGCGGGGCCGTCTCGGACGACAGTCTCAAATTCGTCAAGGGGCCGAAGGTGCTCGTCACGATGTTCGTCGTCAGCGCGATCATCGCGACTCCCTTCCTCTACGAACTCCCGCTCGCAGTCGTCGCGGCGGCGCTGGGAGCGACGATCGCCGACGGCGTCAAGCTCAGAATCGGCGACTACATCGTCGACGACAACCTGACGATTCCGATCTACGCGGGGGTTCTGGCCTGGCTGGTCGTCGAATTTGTGCCGGCCTAA
- a CDS encoding ABC transporter permease yields MSLGRSLALYVREDVLDTVRERQFHMLAVVYVGLAILLTYSAANQHPAGSDNVPEMLQQLLSLFTMLTPLLALAFFATALVEKRTNGALKIVLGLPFTRRTVVVGTFLGRSLVVCGTIVASILAALPVAVLRGVEFDLGHVATATIMLSLLAVTFTAIAVAISAVVRTTTRATIWAFGVFVLFFFGLWGSLPLALLYVRHGFSFPETTPEWVDIVAAVNPVAAYTYFFEAVLPDYQAGTLVQPSPDPAFYEEPTFALAVLVAWIVGPIAFACWRFRATDL; encoded by the coding sequence ATGAGCCTCGGCCGCTCGCTCGCGTTGTACGTTCGGGAGGACGTACTCGACACCGTTCGCGAGCGCCAGTTTCACATGCTCGCCGTCGTGTACGTCGGTCTCGCTATCCTGTTGACGTACTCCGCCGCCAACCAGCACCCTGCGGGGTCGGACAACGTTCCCGAGATGCTCCAACAGTTGCTCTCACTGTTTACGATGTTGACGCCGCTGCTCGCGCTCGCGTTCTTCGCCACTGCACTGGTCGAGAAACGGACGAACGGGGCGCTCAAGATCGTACTCGGGCTTCCGTTTACCCGACGAACGGTCGTCGTCGGAACCTTCCTCGGGCGTAGCCTCGTCGTCTGTGGGACTATCGTCGCGTCCATCCTCGCTGCACTCCCCGTCGCCGTCCTGCGAGGCGTCGAGTTCGATCTCGGGCACGTCGCCACCGCGACGATCATGCTCTCGCTGCTCGCCGTGACGTTCACTGCCATCGCCGTCGCCATCTCGGCCGTCGTCCGCACGACGACTCGAGCGACGATTTGGGCGTTCGGGGTCTTCGTGCTCTTTTTCTTCGGGCTCTGGGGGTCGCTCCCACTGGCGCTGTTGTACGTTCGTCACGGCTTCTCGTTTCCGGAGACGACGCCGGAGTGGGTCGACATCGTCGCCGCCGTGAATCCGGTGGCGGCGTACACGTACTTCTTCGAGGCGGTCCTGCCCGACTATCAGGCCGGCACGCTCGTCCAGCCCTCGCCCGACCCGGCGTTCTACGAGGAGCCGACGTTCGCCCTGGCCGTTCTCGTCGCCTGGATCGTCGGACCGATCGCGTTCGCCTGCTGGCGGTTCCGCGCAACGGACCTCTAA
- a CDS encoding ABC transporter ATP-binding protein — MTAIELRGVTKRYERLGPLRGRSVTALHDVDLTVRSGEIFGFLGPNGAGKSTTIDLLLDYAAPTEGTVRVLERDVATESAAIRQRVGVLPDGYGAIGERTGREHLEFAIDAKDAADDPDALLERVGMHTVGDYPVEEYSKGMAQRLMLAVALVGEPDLLILDEPSTGLDPNGARTMRRIVREENERGATVFFSSHIMEQVEAVCDRVAILDGGELVAVDTIDALRDSAGGTSTVTIEVSSVPDDTLSRVRALEGVTGVKTPPAESANGSSVVVACTDAAKAPAIAAVHESGADVRNVTTDETSLEELFENYTRGVAQ, encoded by the coding sequence ATGACCGCGATCGAACTCCGCGGCGTGACCAAACGCTACGAGCGTCTCGGCCCGCTGAGAGGCCGATCGGTCACCGCCCTCCACGACGTCGACCTCACCGTCCGATCGGGTGAGATATTCGGATTTCTGGGGCCCAACGGGGCCGGGAAATCCACCACGATCGATCTTTTGCTCGACTACGCCGCGCCAACCGAGGGAACGGTTCGCGTCCTCGAGCGAGACGTCGCCACCGAGAGCGCGGCAATTCGTCAGCGCGTCGGCGTCCTCCCCGACGGCTACGGAGCCATCGGTGAGCGCACGGGCCGCGAACATCTCGAGTTCGCCATCGACGCCAAAGACGCCGCCGACGACCCGGACGCACTCCTCGAGCGCGTCGGCATGCACACCGTCGGCGACTACCCCGTCGAGGAGTACTCGAAGGGGATGGCCCAACGACTGATGCTCGCCGTCGCACTCGTCGGCGAACCCGATCTCCTCATTTTAGACGAGCCATCGACGGGTCTCGATCCCAACGGGGCGCGAACCATGCGCCGGATCGTCCGCGAGGAGAACGAACGCGGGGCGACCGTCTTCTTCTCGAGTCACATTATGGAACAAGTCGAGGCCGTCTGCGACCGCGTCGCAATTTTGGACGGCGGCGAACTCGTCGCCGTGGATACGATCGATGCGCTGCGTGACTCCGCCGGGGGAACGTCCACCGTGACGATAGAGGTCTCGAGCGTCCCGGATGATACCCTTTCCCGCGTTCGCGCGCTCGAGGGCGTCACGGGAGTCAAAACACCACCGGCGGAGTCAGCCAACGGCTCCAGCGTGGTCGTCGCGTGCACCGACGCCGCGAAAGCCCCCGCCATCGCCGCGGTCCACGAGTCGGGGGCTGACGTGCGAAACGTGACGACCGACGAGACGTCGCTCGAGGAACTCTTCGAGAACTACACGCGGGGTGTCGCCCAATGA
- a CDS encoding MFS transporter, translated as MRNVLADGRGQILFAVALGWCLSIGVRLAYPVLLPYLQSGLGLDLTTAGFLLTVLWLAYALGQLPGGILSDRLGEGNVLVLSTAISAVMLGVVAVAGSAPWVFFATACFGFGTALYGVARFTILSAVFPNNDGTAIGITMAAGEVGNAVLPLVAGGIAATLAWQYGFGLAVPVFALVAVLLWFVVPARTSSATSAVDSLSLEAARYVVAELRRPAIIVVTVIQILTYCIWQGFTGLYPTYLIEMKGFSEAMATGLFSAFFALGIVVQPLTGRLYDSFGIRRSLPVVLSVITVSLVALPFLEGFWPVVVGTIFLSSILGYGTITLPYMTAAFPADMKGTGLGLLRTFYMTIGAASPALFGILADNGYFDEGYIVLAGFAVVAIALIPLLPNEASG; from the coding sequence GTGCGGAACGTCCTCGCCGACGGGCGCGGACAGATCCTCTTCGCCGTCGCGCTCGGGTGGTGTCTCTCGATCGGCGTCAGACTCGCCTACCCGGTGTTGTTGCCGTACCTCCAGTCCGGGCTGGGTCTCGACCTGACGACGGCTGGCTTTCTGCTGACCGTTCTCTGGCTCGCCTACGCGCTCGGACAGCTCCCGGGTGGCATTCTCTCGGACCGACTCGGAGAGGGAAACGTCCTCGTCCTCAGCACGGCGATCTCGGCCGTGATGCTCGGCGTCGTGGCCGTCGCCGGCTCGGCACCGTGGGTCTTCTTCGCGACGGCGTGTTTCGGGTTCGGCACGGCGCTCTACGGCGTCGCCCGCTTCACGATCCTCTCGGCGGTATTTCCGAACAACGACGGGACGGCGATCGGCATCACGATGGCCGCCGGCGAGGTCGGCAACGCCGTCCTCCCGCTCGTCGCCGGGGGAATCGCGGCCACGCTCGCCTGGCAGTACGGCTTCGGCCTCGCAGTCCCCGTCTTCGCGCTCGTCGCCGTCCTCCTCTGGTTCGTCGTCCCCGCCCGAACTTCGAGTGCGACGAGCGCCGTCGACAGCCTCTCGCTCGAGGCCGCGCGCTACGTCGTGGCGGAGCTTCGCCGCCCGGCCATCATCGTCGTCACGGTGATCCAGATCCTCACCTACTGCATCTGGCAGGGCTTTACGGGCCTCTATCCGACGTACCTGATCGAGATGAAGGGCTTCTCGGAAGCGATGGCGACGGGGCTGTTCAGCGCGTTCTTCGCGCTCGGCATCGTCGTGCAACCCCTGACGGGGCGACTGTACGATAGCTTCGGTATCCGTCGATCCCTGCCCGTCGTCCTAAGCGTTATCACGGTCTCGCTCGTCGCGCTGCCGTTTCTCGAGGGCTTTTGGCCCGTCGTCGTCGGCACGATCTTCCTCTCGAGCATCCTCGGCTACGGGACGATCACGCTGCCGTACATGACCGCAGCGTTCCCCGCGGACATGAAAGGGACGGGACTCGGCCTGTTACGGACGTTCTACATGACCATCGGGGCCGCGAGTCCAGCGTTGTTCGGCATCCTCGCGGACAACGGCTACTTCGACGAGGGCTACATCGTGCTGGCCGGATTCGCCGTCGTGGCGATCGCTCTCATTCCGTTGTTGCCGAACGAAGCGAGCGGGTGA
- a CDS encoding TspO/MBR family protein encodes MVADFASVKRRLPDRDPLLQAVGFVILVNLIGSLPGVLSTSDTAWFQQLEKPWFYPPGITFSVAWTVIFTLLGIALWLVWRSDSSGRRLALGLFAVQMVVNVTWTPAFFSLEAPLAALGIIVVLWVLVAGTLAAFARVDRRAGALLVPYIAWVTFAAVLNFEIWRLNA; translated from the coding sequence ATGGTCGCAGACTTCGCCAGCGTCAAACGCCGACTTCCGGACCGGGACCCGCTGCTTCAGGCCGTCGGCTTCGTCATCCTCGTCAACCTGATCGGCAGCCTCCCCGGCGTCCTCTCTACGAGCGATACGGCCTGGTTTCAGCAACTCGAGAAGCCGTGGTTCTACCCGCCCGGAATCACGTTCTCGGTCGCCTGGACGGTCATCTTCACGCTCCTCGGGATCGCGCTGTGGCTCGTCTGGCGCAGCGACTCGTCCGGACGGCGACTCGCGCTCGGCCTGTTCGCCGTCCAGATGGTGGTCAACGTCACGTGGACGCCCGCGTTCTTCTCGCTCGAGGCGCCCCTGGCCGCCCTCGGCATCATCGTCGTCCTCTGGGTGCTAGTCGCGGGGACGCTCGCCGCGTTCGCTCGCGTCGACCGACGCGCCGGAGCGTTGCTCGTACCGTACATCGCGTGGGTGACGTTCGCCGCCGTGCTCAACTTCGAAATTTGGCGACTCAACGCGTGA
- a CDS encoding HTTM domain-containing protein, which translates to MSPASRDALSQSGRRLRTYLRRRIRIDTRSLAVFRIFVGVLIVADLLARSRNFSRFYTDDGVVPQALAQELSADGAFSFYHLTSDPTVIAGLFVLQGLIALQLIVGYKTRIATILSFLFVISLDHHNPFVLSYADTLFRLLLFWAIFLPLGERWSVDAVHADRERRAHVANAATVLILAQMVYMYLTNGLIKSQSEVWTSGDAAPLVLGIDEMTFFLGNTIRQGPILLELGGRVWFTILLLSWLLIVLPARARYPLVALFAIGHLSFALTVRIGAFPYVPLAGLVLFLQGAFWTDLNRLGGYVNVDSSRVAGSVTRLSALAATVPDYRLTSERIRRARRLTYSLALGIVVVSLLFVAVVMAFNVGTAIADTEADQSMDERVEGTVDETLYETAGVKQIESTASRFGVDQPVGWAVFAGPDPRTTDRYYVFPAETESGEVVDAYNERELTYDRPYDGELQNQYGSYRERFYMNSVRNGGNQNDVPVEFGEEICERWSEEHDEELVRISMYVVEEEITHDTITEPGDREQEFDEFHRHGCGDNEPAEVDSPM; encoded by the coding sequence ATGAGTCCCGCTTCTCGCGACGCCCTCTCTCAGTCGGGACGCCGGCTTCGGACGTACCTGCGTCGACGGATTCGCATCGACACGCGATCACTGGCCGTCTTTCGAATCTTCGTCGGCGTCCTGATCGTCGCCGACTTGCTGGCTCGCTCGAGGAATTTCTCGCGGTTCTACACGGACGACGGCGTCGTCCCGCAGGCACTCGCACAGGAGTTGAGCGCCGACGGCGCGTTCTCGTTCTACCATCTGACGTCGGATCCAACCGTCATCGCTGGATTGTTCGTCCTGCAAGGGCTGATCGCCCTGCAGTTGATTGTCGGCTACAAGACGCGAATCGCGACGATCCTCTCGTTTCTGTTCGTCATCTCGCTCGACCACCACAACCCGTTCGTCTTGAGCTACGCCGACACGCTCTTTCGGCTCCTATTGTTCTGGGCCATCTTCCTCCCGCTTGGCGAGCGCTGGTCGGTCGACGCCGTCCACGCCGACCGCGAGCGACGGGCGCACGTCGCCAACGCCGCCACCGTCTTGATCCTGGCTCAGATGGTCTACATGTACCTCACGAACGGTCTCATCAAGTCCCAGTCGGAGGTCTGGACCAGCGGCGACGCGGCCCCGCTCGTGCTCGGCATCGACGAGATGACGTTCTTCCTCGGGAATACGATCCGACAGGGACCGATTCTACTCGAGCTCGGCGGGCGCGTCTGGTTCACCATCCTCCTGTTGTCGTGGCTACTCATCGTCCTGCCGGCCAGAGCGCGGTACCCGCTCGTCGCCCTGTTCGCGATCGGCCACCTCTCGTTTGCCCTTACGGTTCGTATCGGCGCGTTCCCCTACGTCCCGCTCGCGGGGCTCGTGCTCTTCTTACAGGGGGCGTTCTGGACGGACCTGAACCGCCTCGGCGGGTATGTGAACGTCGACTCGAGTCGCGTCGCCGGGTCGGTGACGCGGCTCTCGGCTCTCGCGGCAACCGTCCCGGACTATCGGCTGACCTCCGAGCGGATTCGGCGTGCACGCAGACTTACCTACAGTCTCGCACTCGGCATCGTCGTCGTCTCGCTCCTGTTCGTCGCCGTCGTCATGGCGTTCAACGTCGGCACTGCGATAGCCGACACCGAAGCGGATCAGTCGATGGACGAACGAGTCGAGGGAACCGTCGACGAGACGCTGTACGAAACGGCGGGGGTAAAACAGATCGAGTCCACCGCCTCGAGATTCGGCGTCGATCAGCCCGTCGGCTGGGCCGTCTTCGCCGGGCCCGACCCCAGAACGACGGATCGCTACTACGTTTTCCCCGCCGAAACCGAGAGCGGGGAGGTGGTCGACGCCTACAACGAGCGGGAGCTGACCTACGACAGGCCGTACGACGGCGAGTTACAGAACCAATACGGCAGCTATCGAGAACGCTTCTACATGAACAGCGTTCGCAATGGCGGCAACCAGAACGACGTGCCCGTCGAGTTCGGCGAGGAGATCTGCGAACGCTGGAGCGAGGAGCACGACGAGGAACTCGTACGCATCTCGATGTACGTCGTCGAGGAGGAGATCACCCACGACACGATCACCGAACCGGGCGACCGAGAGCAAGAGTTCGACGAGTTCCACCGCCACGGCTGTGGCGACAACGAGCCGGCGGAAGTTGACTCGCCGATGTAA
- a CDS encoding DEAD/DEAH box helicase yields MATTDEGAEPPSIEHPLLEPEFLERRLYQLKLAGTAANGHTLVCLPTGLGKTTVSLLVTARRLEEVGGKSLMLAPTKPLVQQHADFYREALQIPDEEIVVFTGDVSPDDRSATWEEATIVMATPQVIENDLVGSRISLADVTHITFDECHRATGDYAYNYIAERYHVDANQPLVTGMSASPGGDEEAILEVCENLGISEVEVMTEEDADVSEFTHDTDVEWERIDLPEDVLEIRDALNEVITDRLEKLKELGVASSTQPDQSQKDLNRMRAELQKLINNDQSEGFKGMSVHAEVMKLRQAVTLVETQSVEAVRRYFDRQRNQARSSGASKASQRMVSDPRVREAMRQAESYDELHPKYRKTRMLLAETLGLEGGERVIVFTESRDTAEALTDFLSDSFDAKRFVGQGDREGSDGMTQKQQQRVLDQFRGGEFEVLVSTSVAEEGLDVPEVDLVLFYEPVPTAIRSIQRKGRTGRQSEGRVVVLMAEDTRDEAYFWISRRREKEMESELRELKGMADTLAEELDDSQQALSDFGGETAGSDDGDGYDPDAGGGSSSGNEGGSTAPGLQDFSDDVTDAADETESEGGDSEADADAVETHEPHAEGEQIEIVADQREMDANIARDLSRREDVEVRLETLEVGDYVCSDRVVVERKSVADFVDSLVGGERSIFEQVGAMARHYSRPIVLVEGEGLYEQRDIHPNAIRGALSSLAVDFGASVLRTESEGESTELLAVLAGREQQTSDREVSVHGEKGAKTVAEQQEYVVSSIAEIGPVTARSLLEEFGTVEAVMIASEDELQDADGVGSVTAERMREVIGTEYTGS; encoded by the coding sequence ATGGCGACAACGGACGAGGGTGCAGAGCCACCCTCAATCGAGCACCCCCTCCTCGAGCCCGAGTTTCTCGAGCGGCGACTCTACCAGTTGAAACTCGCGGGGACGGCCGCGAACGGCCACACGCTCGTCTGTCTCCCGACGGGACTCGGGAAGACGACGGTGAGCCTGCTCGTGACGGCTCGCAGGCTCGAGGAGGTCGGCGGGAAGTCGCTCATGCTCGCGCCGACGAAACCGCTCGTCCAGCAACACGCGGACTTTTACCGAGAGGCTCTTCAGATTCCCGACGAAGAAATCGTCGTCTTCACGGGCGACGTCAGCCCGGACGACCGGTCGGCGACGTGGGAAGAAGCGACGATCGTCATGGCCACCCCGCAGGTCATCGAAAACGACCTCGTCGGCAGCCGTATCTCGCTTGCCGACGTGACTCACATCACCTTCGACGAGTGCCATCGCGCGACCGGCGACTACGCCTACAATTACATCGCAGAACGCTACCACGTCGACGCGAATCAGCCCCTCGTGACGGGCATGTCGGCCTCGCCCGGCGGCGACGAGGAGGCCATCCTCGAGGTCTGTGAGAACCTCGGCATCAGCGAGGTCGAGGTGATGACCGAGGAGGACGCCGACGTCTCCGAATTTACCCACGACACCGACGTCGAGTGGGAGCGCATCGACCTCCCCGAGGACGTCCTCGAGATTCGCGACGCGTTGAACGAGGTGATCACGGACCGCCTCGAGAAACTCAAGGAACTCGGCGTCGCCTCCTCGACCCAACCTGATCAGTCCCAGAAGGACCTCAACCGAATGCGCGCGGAGCTCCAGAAGCTGATCAACAACGACCAGTCGGAGGGGTTCAAAGGGATGTCCGTCCACGCCGAGGTGATGAAGCTCCGCCAGGCCGTCACGCTCGTCGAAACCCAGAGCGTCGAGGCCGTCCGGCGGTACTTCGACCGCCAGCGCAATCAGGCGCGCTCGTCGGGGGCCTCGAAAGCGAGCCAGCGGATGGTTTCGGATCCGCGCGTTCGTGAAGCCATGCGACAGGCTGAGAGTTACGACGAACTGCACCCCAAGTACCGCAAGACCAGGATGTTGCTCGCCGAGACGCTCGGCCTCGAGGGCGGCGAGCGCGTCATCGTCTTCACCGAATCTCGAGATACGGCGGAAGCCCTCACCGACTTCCTCTCGGACAGTTTCGACGCGAAGCGATTCGTCGGACAGGGCGACCGCGAGGGATCGGACGGCATGACCCAAAAGCAACAACAGAGGGTGTTGGACCAGTTCCGGGGCGGGGAGTTCGAGGTGCTCGTCTCGACCTCCGTCGCCGAGGAGGGACTGGACGTGCCGGAAGTCGACCTCGTCCTGTTCTACGAGCCGGTTCCGACGGCCATTCGCTCCATCCAGCGCAAGGGACGAACGGGCCGCCAGTCCGAGGGACGAGTCGTCGTCTTGATGGCCGAAGACACCCGCGACGAGGCGTACTTCTGGATCTCACGCCGTCGCGAGAAGGAGATGGAGTCCGAACTCCGCGAACTCAAGGGAATGGCCGACACCCTCGCCGAGGAACTCGACGACTCCCAGCAGGCGCTGTCGGACTTCGGCGGCGAAACCGCCGGCAGCGACGACGGTGACGGATACGACCCCGACGCAGGCGGCGGGTCTTCCAGTGGAAATGAAGGGGGTTCGACAGCACCAGGATTGCAAGACTTTTCGGACGACGTGACCGACGCTGCGGACGAGACAGAGAGCGAAGGCGGCGATTCGGAGGCGGACGCTGACGCCGTCGAAACTCACGAACCACACGCCGAGGGAGAGCAGATCGAAATCGTCGCCGACCAGCGCGAGATGGACGCCAACATCGCCCGCGACCTCTCGAGGCGCGAGGACGTGGAGGTGCGCCTCGAGACGCTCGAGGTGGGCGACTACGTCTGTTCGGATCGCGTCGTCGTCGAGCGAAAATCGGTGGCCGACTTCGTCGACTCCCTGGTCGGGGGCGAGCGATCCATTTTCGAACAGGTGGGCGCGATGGCCAGACACTACTCGCGACCGATCGTCCTCGTCGAGGGTGAGGGGTTGTACGAACAGCGGGATATTCACCCGAACGCGATTCGGGGCGCGCTCTCGAGTCTGGCCGTCGACTTCGGCGCGAGCGTGTTGCGGACCGAGAGCGAAGGCGAATCCACCGAACTGCTCGCGGTGCTCGCCGGTCGCGAACAGCAAACCTCCGACCGCGAGGTTTCGGTCCACGGCGAGAAGGGGGCCAAAACGGTCGCCGAACAACAGGAGTACGTCGTCTCCTCGATCGCCGAAATCGGCCCCGTCACGGCCCGCTCGCTCCTCGAGGAGTTCGGCACCGTCGAAGCCGTGATGATCGCGAGCGAAGACGAGTTACAGGATGCAGACGGCGTCGGCTCGGTCACGGCCGAGCGAATGCGAGAGGTCATCGGCACCGAGTACACGGGATCGTAA
- a CDS encoding Lrp/AsnC family transcriptional regulator — MRNRATNSGYQLDEVDRRVIYELMTDARGNSSPAIAEEIDVSPGTVRNRIEDLEEHGVIDGYHAHIDFEATDGRLSTLFMCSVPFADRKTAARAADEIPGVVNVRILMGGRRNFHVLAVGEDTDDLRRIGTTLSELGVEIEDEMLVENDKVRPYEPFGPDGSRQSLPTDFISLSGDSEVVEITVRPDAPIAGATISDAANDGHLEDNPLIVAITRDDELLTPHGDTTIQPDDIVTVFSNGGVSDETVQAFVETDARGVTP, encoded by the coding sequence ATGCGTAATCGTGCAACCAATTCTGGGTACCAACTGGACGAGGTCGACCGGCGGGTCATCTACGAGTTGATGACCGACGCTCGAGGGAACTCGTCGCCGGCGATCGCCGAGGAGATCGACGTTTCCCCGGGAACGGTCCGAAACCGGATCGAGGATCTCGAGGAACACGGCGTCATCGACGGCTATCACGCGCACATCGACTTCGAGGCGACCGACGGGCGCCTGTCGACGCTGTTCATGTGCAGCGTGCCGTTTGCGGACCGAAAGACGGCTGCGCGCGCTGCAGACGAAATTCCGGGCGTCGTCAACGTTCGAATTCTCATGGGCGGGCGGCGGAACTTTCACGTCCTCGCCGTCGGAGAGGATACCGACGACTTGCGCCGGATCGGAACGACGCTCTCGGAACTCGGCGTCGAGATCGAAGACGAGATGCTCGTCGAGAACGACAAGGTCCGACCGTACGAGCCGTTCGGTCCCGATGGGAGCCGACAGTCGCTTCCGACCGATTTCATCAGCCTCTCGGGGGACTCCGAAGTAGTCGAGATTACGGTTCGTCCGGATGCACCGATCGCTGGAGCGACCATCTCAGACGCTGCGAACGACGGCCACCTCGAGGACAATCCGCTCATCGTCGCCATCACGCGTGACGACGAACTGCTGACACCCCATGGCGACACCACAATTCAACCGGACGACATCGTGACGGTGTTCTCGAACGGCGGCGTCAGTGACGAGACCGTTCAGGCGTTCGTCGAAACCGACGCTCGAGGTGTCACTCCGTGA